The DNA region GGCTTGCCTGGACGCATCTATGAACTTcgacattgcctacatggaagataagaaggttcaagagataaaaataacagTGGATAACATGGCTAAACCAAGACGAGACAAAGATGCTCACCTTAAAAAGGTCGTGGACACCGGAGTGCTCAAACTCCTTCaaagacatgtcgtagcacgcagccacgtcctcgcttgttacagcctcttggaatcattcccaagccaaatcctcattctccaataagtttttagaaatcctttgaggaggctgggacgaagCAGGAGCAGGGGACTTGGACGGAGCGACGCCAACAGGCGTAGACGAGTCGATATCGACGACTGTGATGGACGGTTGGGAGGAAGGAGGGTCAGGCCTGGCAGTTTCGGGCCTGGACGACCCATGCTTAGTCGTTTTTCCCCGACGACTGGGTAAGCTTCCCAAGTCCAAATTTTTGGACAAGCTCGTCCTCTTGTCTCCAGCAGCAGGATGAGGCTGAGGTTGAGCTTTAGGTCTGGCTGTCACATCAATCACCTCATttcccttattttctttcatggttgccattcctgaAAAACACGTgcacatatataaaaaaaaaaaaaaaatttaagtaaagcactcacgtctacggacCGTTTGCTCGTGCGCGAGGGCTTCAACAGACGGATtagggccaagtccccacctgTGCAAGCGTCGAAGATTCACCAACGAGTGAAAATTTCTCTCGGGGTGTAGACGAGCCCTGTGGACGCGGTCATGGTGGAACTTACTCAAAGAAGGACGTctaatagctaaaaaaaaaaaagagtaaaattaaGGTTAGACCACTATTTAAGGATAAAagataacaaaacaaataaaaaagaatgaaggaaaaacaCAACATACCTTCTTGACGAAGGTTCCATAATTCTCCAGTATAAGGGGCAAATACATCTCTACCAACCTCGATAGGttgccccgcccagaaaccagagacaaagaaaaattatgtctTCCAGTTTTTGTCAGACgaaggcaaagacttaatcaacctacagtcattgcccctagctgtaaactgataaaagcctaaagattgacttatctcggagggtttataacagtacagaaactcgtccacggtgataggacggttcccatcaaatacctccctccataaaacttgcatagagacaataagTCTCCACGCGTTGGGGTTAAATTGACAAATtcccaagcccagcctagtgagCAATTCCCTAGCGAAGGCGTTCAAAGGAAATCTAAGCCCCCCTAGTAGGTAAGCTTCGTAAATACCTATCCCAAAACGgggttggcaacaccattccccTCGGACGGCTAACCTAGGATTCAGGTCGTCTGGGATTtggaaccaactcctaagagcgTCTAACCTCTTCTCGTCCGTCTTAGAAGGGATTCTCATATCACAACTATATACAGTTTCTTCttcgtccaaaggggaggacggTGGGACGCTCGTCGAGGTATCATCCCCAGAGGCTGCCCTTGTCCTAATATTTTCCTGTAAGGTTTCGACGGGAATCCCAGGAACACCAGAGGTATATTCCTCTGTTGTGtggccactactactactactatcgtTACTAGAAGTGCTATAACTAGAAGAATCATagtactcgtctatggccttgtctacactgtcgctagacgaacAGGTAGCCATTGTAGATGTCCTAaagcttaaaaaggaaagcttgAGAGTGAGAGTAAAGGGAATACCTAGCTCTAGAAGAAAGATACTAAGGACGCTaagaatactcctagacgaggcgatggatGAGAATATCAAAATAGAAAATctggaaaagtgagaggggcacgagagggaaaccactatttataggtagaaaAGTCTCAGTGTTCACAACGTCGAGACCAATGAGACAGCGACACGTGGCATCTGCCTCGAAGAGGTAAGTCGACGTGACCAACTGCCAATGAAAATGTGACACGTGGTACGCtgtttgaaaaacaaataaaataaaaaataacaataataagtgTACTTGGAAAACTCGTCCTAAAGTCTGGTGATATACTGCATGACCCTGGAcgaaggggcaactgatgaggaatgaagaaaagGTTACTCCAGATTGTCCATGAtcatccacaccagcagccgtccagaagaaaGCACTAAGACGAGGCCGACGCCCATGGTCGTCCATAGACGAAAACGCACACCATCACTCGTCCTAGGAAAGCGCCCATCCCCGTCCTGAAAGGGTTCATCCATaagaggacccctggacgagatCTTTACACTTGGAATTACTGAATACATTTCACCACTCCACAACCtacgcataacttccaatgACCGTTGAATGAGAAAATACAACTCATAAACGATTGtagaagttatccctgaaccctcgcacctcctcaaatccaggggaggttacaatccCAATAACTGTctctaggacactatataaacacccttTTAGACCAGAAAAAATGTACGTTtacatttcccaaaaagttggaactccaaaaatatagagagaaaactaactttgccatcggagggttcttggcaggcaaccccggtcacctttgatcgcttttctttgtttttcaggccattgagaaagcaagtggtcctttcaagtccgaagcatccagcctattgattttctttgcatcaccAATACTATTTTGGTGTTTTGACTTGGGCTGTTTTTGTTTAGGAAAGAGTTTGGTATGCTTTTAGCatgattttggaaataaagtgGGTTTTCTCTAATTGGTTGCCTTTGGTCAGAAATTTCAGACCATTGGAAAACTCACCTAAGTGAGGGTTAATAGATGGAGTTGGCCAATGGAAGCCAACTatgtttaaaggaaaaaaaaagggtttgagTAGAAACTTTGAGCCACAGTTACCCAGAGTATAAAAGCTGTTTTGGGGTGAAAATTTTGGATACAAGACCTTTTCCATGAGCCTGAGGTGCTACTAGTGTCCCTTGTCCACTTGGTAATACGCATGAGCTGGGCTTATGTAAAAGATCTGAAAGGAACCGACTCATACCCTCCAAACCAGACCTCCTCAATTTCCTCCAATAAGTCGCATGAGCTTGGGccatgcttaaaagaataaaatataatataatacatgaattgagTCCACAAGGAAGTCGGGTTTGGTTGAATCGGGCTTGTAGAAAATGTGTCGcaaaaatgggtatcaacaaaAGTTGAAATGGTAATATaagatgttttatttattacctAGAGAATATTGATTTTATAGGTTTATCTAATAGAAAATTCAATGACACAtgcctttggtttttttttttttttttttttcttttattgccTAAAATGGGTGTTCATTTAAAACCTAAGCAAGCTAAACATTGGACTTAAACTCATGtagaatgataaagaagaaaatatactCATGTCgaatgataaaaaagaaagtataaatgacaaaattttcattgtgtATGGTTAAAGATATTTGATAAAGAGTTTCATTTATAGTATATAACATCattcattataaaaatttaaatattgtgacaatgttTTAGCAAAACTTAGTTCCTTATTGTTGAAAGATGATAGTGTTCATTATCATTCTTAGAAGCTTTTAGTGAGTAGATATTGCCTTTAAATAAGTactaaaaaaacttataataaaatagataattatatgttaaatagctggatcaaaattcttataataataagattaattttgtatgaaatatttttcaagCATATAACTTAATACTtcttcaaatataaattttatcgccggatattaaaaaaaaaaaaaattaaattaaaacaaatagtGGCAAAGAGAAGAGTGGAGAGTCGAGAGAGCAAAGGCACCATGGTGCGGAAAAACCAAACCGATAGCAGCGACGATGAAGACGACACCTTCTATTACCGCTacccttcttcctcttcttcaaaCCCAGCATCTACCACAACCTCAAAACCCCAACATAACCCCAACACCAACGATAACAGAGCcgccaaaaccaaaaccaaaggTGGGTCTAAAGGGCTAGCCCCATCAAAATCAACGCTCTACGTATCAAACCTAGACTACACCCTCACCAACTCCGACCTCCACACTCTCTTCTCCACCTTCGGCAAAATCGCGCGCGTCACCGTCCTCAAAGACCGCGTCACCCGCCAAAGCCGCGGCGTCGCTTTCGTCCAGTTCGTCTCCCAGGACCACGCTCTCTCCGCGGCGCGCCAAATGCACGGGAAGATCCTCAACGGACGAACCATCTCGGCTTCCATTGCCGCCGACAATGGCCGAGCTCCTGAGTTTATTCGGAAGCGCGTGTACAAGGATAAGTCTCGCTGTTATGAGTGTGGGGACGAGGGCCACCTTTCCTATGAGTGTCCCAAGAATCAGCTGGGTCCTAGGGAGCGACCTGTTCCGAAAAAGCCAcgtggcggtggcggtggcggtggcggtggcggtggcggtggtgggTTTCGGATTGGAGATCGTggttatgatgatgatgaggaggaggaggaggaggaggaggtggtgggaTTGGAGGATGATAATTGGGCGTCGGTGGTGGACGGTGGGGCTAACCAGCGGTTATTGACTGATGGGGTTGTTGAGGTTgaggagaagaagaggaagaagaaagttAAGAAAGCTAGCTACTTCAGCGATGAGAGTGAAGAGGATGAGtgaaaaaaaccaaattttgttGTGTTGGGTATGCTTTAAATGTAAGTTTAATTGAACCTCGCTGGTTTATTTGATGTGCTTTAGTTGTTTGTACTTTGTTTGAATGTTTCCATTGGAATTACCAAGAGATGCCAATTGAAAATACGCCGGTTTAGATGGTAGTGGATGTCAAGTTAGGGAGTTTTGTATCGTttgttagttttgatttttatcaTTGACATATTTGAATGTGCCTGAATTGTGAAGATTAGATAACTTTTGGTTAATTTTGCAGAGGGTGGTTCTTTGAATGATGGGATTATTGTATGTAGAGCTATATATGATTGCGTTGGGAAACCATAACATTAGATTGGGGGAAATAGTTGAAATTTTCTGTACTGTACTCTTAGTTGTCTGGAAATTGGATATAGTGGGGTTTATTCTTTGTAAACTTGGAGTTACAGGAAGTTTG from Castanea sativa cultivar Marrone di Chiusa Pesio chromosome 6, ASM4071231v1 includes:
- the LOC142640932 gene encoding uncharacterized protein LOC142640932 — translated: MVRKNQTDSSDDEDDTFYYRYPSSSSSNPASTTTSKPQHNPNTNDNRAAKTKTKGGSKGLAPSKSTLYVSNLDYTLTNSDLHTLFSTFGKIARVTVLKDRVTRQSRGVAFVQFVSQDHALSAARQMHGKILNGRTISASIAADNGRAPEFIRKRVYKDKSRCYECGDEGHLSYECPKNQLGPRERPVPKKPRGGGGGGGGGGGGGGFRIGDRGYDDDEEEEEEEEVVGLEDDNWASVVDGGANQRLLTDGVVEVEEKKRKKKVKKASYFSDESEEDE